Proteins from one Trichoplusia ni isolate ovarian cell line Hi5 chromosome 9, tn1, whole genome shotgun sequence genomic window:
- the LOC113497352 gene encoding mediator of RNA polymerase II transcription subunit 15-like, producing MALDKQKILNELGNVVNQLQSADCGCMGKLFNANQGNSNAMSNPNSMGGPGKEGCMHSCCHSQGFGCHGYNAPGAGEPFSGPPRHCMGSCNPPKLYADTYNYLNHNLMQPVMKEVYDDLRSITPANTIMNSPMAAKMGLTGNDPNFGGTAATGGNMGNMAVHNPGLGNQNANMNRSPNVHFGNTNMDNQNPNGMHMGNQQQMGQMGQPMGQGHMGQMSGGMGSQIVNMMKSDPGRTANVNERGPGNSMGNAPQSPEMGSNMAGGQGQYMVGNMSAQNPGQYTSGSMEQGNAVPMQTPTTQYMSQQNMYAGVKAQNGQMNPMTPNMNQMNPGSHGMTNANASPGYQQMNNRNAYGEHSAGIAKFNEMFPGVMQGDLGFDPMAIAIQMNPANQQRAAMSTMQKVLNGEPLNRPTASAMQPVINATNTAAASIAQANQPPASHASGQNIIPPPVQQQQLLGANAVAPPVQSNQVPQQQVYTALTGAPNISQQQVPQQQYQGQYDQQQGLNPNAVTAARGSLPTVYEGSGSPNARQEGYPPSNLGGSTNAQQMIMEPILPADTSKNMPPMQANMKQQRYYQYNTLGQPIEMLPAQNYNYPIDPNTQQTLGAGPAPSKYRIDATRYSNVKNTVSKTSLMGNKPVGRTPSRSQLQHLYNQYKGSHSYTQQNIRPNEHGGSYSEGHLNIPQGNAPRHVPVERVAGDTAANNIEINNTVGYKGDPRPNQVGDVPATNNKPTEDTEKKPAFVSKVRNGLQDQTYTQYATSAAWTFHGATPAPYSTGYRFRHKA from the exons ATGGCTTTAGACAagcaaaagattttaaatgagTTGGGTAATGTCGTAAATCAACTGCAGAGTGCTGATTG TGGCTGTATGGGGAAACTTTTTAACGCTAATCAAGGCAACTCTAATGCCATGAGCAACCCTAATTCTATGGGTGGCCCGGGAAAGGAGGGATGTATGCATAGCTGTTGCCACTCTCAAGGCTTTGGCTGTCATGGGTACAATGCACCTGGAGCAGGGGAACCATTCTCAGGACCTCCTCGGCATTGCATGGGCTCATGTAACCCACCGAAGCTCTATGCTGATACGTACAACTacttaaatcataatttaatgcAACCAGTTATGAAAGAAGTGTACGACGACTTAAGATCGATAACACCTGCTAATACGATTATGAATAGTCCAATGGCTGCAAAAATGGGTTTAACAGGAAATGATCCAAATTTTGGTGGAACAGCTGCCACTGGAGGTAATATGGGAAATATGGCTGTCCATAATCCAGGCTTGGGTAATCAGAATGCAAATATGAACCGTTCGCCAAACGTTCACTTTGGCAATACGAACATGGATAATCAAAATCCAAACGGTATGCATATGGGTAATCAACAACAAATGGGACAGATGGGTCAGCCAATGGGCCAGGGCCATATGGGGCAAATGAGCGGTGGGATGGGTTCCCAAATAGTCAACATGATGAAGAGTGATCCGGGTAGGACTGCTAATGTAAATGAAAGAGGACCAGGAAATTCAATGGGCAATGCCCCACAATCTCCCGAAATGGGGTCCAACATGGCTGGTGGTCAAGGACAATATATGGTAGGGAATATGTCTGCCCAAAATCCAGGACAGTATACTTCTGGTAGCATGGAACAAGGCAATGCAGTGCCCATGCAAACTCCAACCACGCAGTACATGTCGCAACAAAACATGTACGCTGGAGTCAAAGCCCAAAACGGCCAAATGAACCCAATGACACCGAATATGAACCAAATGAATCCAGGTTCTCATGGTATGACTAATGCAAATGCTAGTCCAGGTTACCAGCAGATGAATAATCGAAACGCTTATGGCGAACATAGTGCGGGTATTGCCAAGTTTAATGAAATGTTTCCTGGCGTGATGCAAGGAGACTTAGGGTTTGACCCAATGGCAATAGCTATACAAATGAATCCAGCCAATCAGCAAAGAGCTGCCATGAGCACTATGCAGAAAGTACTAAATGGCGAACCATTGAATAGGCCTACTGCATCAGCGATGCAACCTGTTATTAATGCGACGAATACGGCAGCTGCGAGTATAGCGCAGGCTAATCAACCACCCGCTAGTCACGCTTCTGGTCAAAACATCATTCCTCCACCAGTTCAGCAACAACAACTTCTAGGAGCCAATGCCGTAGCACCACCTGTTCAGAGCAACCAAGTCCCACAGCAGCAAGTTTATACCGCTCTTACCGGGGCTCCTAACATAAGCCAGCAGCAAGTTCCCCAGCAACAGTATCAAGGACAATATGACCAACAACAAGGGCTCAACCCAAACGCTGTGACAGCTGCCCGGGGGTCTCTGCCAACCGTTTATGAAGGATCAGGAAGTCCTAATGCTAGGCAGGAGGGCTACCCGCCCAGTAATTTAGGAGGTTCAACGAATGCGCAACAAATGATTATGGAACCTATTTTGCCCGCGGACACTTCAAAGAATATGCCACCTATGCAGGCAAATATGAAACAACAAAGATACTACCAATATAACACGCTGGGTCAGCCAATAGAGATGTTGCCAGCTCAGAACTATAATTATCCAATAGATCCTAATACCCAACAGACGTTAGGTGCTGGACCGGCACCAAGCAAATATAGAATTGATGCAACTCGATACAGTAATGTCAAGAATACTGTAAGCAAGACTTCTCTTATGGGAAATAAGCCTGTTGGACGAACTCCTAGCAGAAGCCAATTGCAACATCTCTATAACCAATATAAAGGTTCCCATTCGTATACGCAACAGAATATAAGGCCAAATGAACATGGAGGTTCATATTCTGAGGGCCACCTCAATATTCCTCAAGGAAATGCACCCCGCCACGTCCCTGTCGAAAGAGTTGCTGGAGATACTGCAGCTAATAATATCGAAATTAATAACACTGTTGGTTATAAAGGAGATCCAAGGCCGAATCAAGTCGGAGATGTCCCAGCTACTAATAATAAACCCACTGAAGATACGGAAAAG aaacccGCTTTTGTTTCTAAAGTTCGAAATGGCTTACAAGATCAGACTTACACCCAGTATGCGACTTCAGCTGCTTGGACTTTTCACGGAGCGACTCCTGCGCCCTATTCAACAGGGTATCGTTTTCGACATAAAGCTtaa
- the LOC113497353 gene encoding non-specific lipid-transfer protein yields MPRKVFVVGVGMTNFIKPSTGPDYPELGKEAVLAALADARIKYDDVQQAVCGYVFGDSTCGQRVLYQVGMTGIPIFNVNNNCSTGSNALYLAKKFIEGGISDVVLAVGFEKMAPGALAAGTFNDRTNPLDRHTLKMAEMAELSAAPMTAQYFGNAAAEHMKKYGTTEVHLAKIAAKNHRHGVKNPRAQGKREYTVEEILKSRRIYGPLTKLECCPTSDGAGAAVLMSEEAVIKYGLQSKAVEIIGMEMATDTPAVFTENSLMKVAGYDMTGMAAQRLYQNTGISPKQVDVVELHDCFAANEMITYEGLQLCGVGEAGKFIDAGDNTYGGRVVVNPSGGLIAKGHPLGATGLAQCAELCWQLRGEAGERQVPRAKIALQHNLGLGGAVVVTMYRKGFTDITPNAVAVAGNPEDFKVFKYMKILEEAMENDPDNLIEKVRGIYGFKVKNGPSGSEGYWVINAKEGKGKVTYNGSDKPDVTFTVSDEDVVDLISGKLNPQKAFFQGKIKIQGNMGLAMKLTDLQRQAAGRIDSIRSKL; encoded by the exons ATGCCTAGAAAAGTGTTCGTTGTTGGCGTCGGTATGACCAATTTTATCAAGCCGAGCACAGGCCCCGACTACCCTGAGCTAGGCAAGGAGGCGGTGCTGGCGGCGCTCGCGGACGCCCGCATCAAGTACGACGACGTCCAGCAAGCCGTGTGCGGGTATGTGTTCGGGGACTCCACCTGCGGCCAGCGCGTGCTCTACCAGGTCGGCATGACCGGCATCCCCATATTTAACGTCAACAACAACTGCTCCACCGGCTCTAACGCCCTGTACCTTGCCAAAAAGTTCATCGAAGGTGGGATCTCAGACGTCGTACTAGCTGTAGGGTTCGAAAAAATGGCTCCCGGAGCACTCGCCGCTGGCACCTTCAACGACAGGACCAATCCCCTGGATAGGCATACTCTGAAAATGGCAGAGATGGCAGAGCTGTCAGCTGCACCCATGACTGCTCAATACTTTGGTAATGCTGCTGCTGAGCACATGAAGAAGTATGGAACTACAGAGGTTCACCTTGCTAAGATAGCCGCCAAGAACCACCGTCATGGTGTAAAGAACCCCAGAGCTCAGGGTAAGAGGGAATACACAGTAGAGGAAATCTTAAAGTCTAGAAGGATCTATGGACCCCTCACTAAGTTGGAGTGCTGCCCCACAAGTGATGGAGCTGGTGCTGCAGTCCTCATGTCTGAGGAGGCTGTCATCAAGTACGGGCTTCAATCAAAGGCTGTTGAGATTATTGGTATGGAGATGGCTACTGACACCCCTGCTGTGTTCACTGAGAACAGTTTAATGAAAGTGGCCGGCTATGACATGACTGGTATGGCTGCCCAGCGCTTGTACCAAAACACTGGTATTTCACCAAAACAGGTTGATGTGGTGGAGCTCCACGACTGTTTCGCTGCCAATGAAATGATAACCTATGAAGGTCTCCAGTTATGTGGAGTAGGTGAAGCAGGCAAGTTCATTGATGCTGGTGACAACACATATGGTGGCCGCGTTGTAGTGAACCCAAGTGGAGGTCTCATAGCCAAGGGCCATCCTCTAGGCGCCACCGGGCTGGCCCAGTGTGCTGAGCTATGCTGGCAACTGCGAGGTGAAGCCGGAGAGAGACAG GTGCCGCGCGCCAAGATCGCTCTACAACACAACCTTGGACTAGGAGGAGCAGTCGTCGTCACCATGTACCGCAAAGGATTCACTGACATCACCCCCAATGCGGTGGCCGTCGCTGGCAACCCAGAGGACTTCAAAGTCTTCAAATACATGAAGATTCTTGAAGAGGCAATGGAAAATGACCCCGACAACCTCATCGAGAAGGTCAGAGGCATCTACGGCTTCAAGGTCAAGAACGGCCCCAGCGGCTCTGAGGGCTACTGGGTCATCAACGCCAAGGAGGGCAAGGGCAAGGTGACCTACAACGGCTCCGACAAACCCGACGTGACCTTCACCGTCAGCGACGAGGACGTCGTCGACCTCATCTCCGGCAAGCTCAACCCCCAGAAGGCTTTCTTCCAGGGCAAGATCAAGATCCAGGGCAACATGGGCCTCGCCATGAAGCTCACAGACCTGCAGAGACAAGCCGCCGGCAGGATCGACTCCATCCGCTCCAAACTGTAA
- the LOC113497355 gene encoding uncharacterized protein LOC113497355 gives MKYHKKVKECKSGSGAKSLRKYKFYDQMLFLCKIVTRRTTEASITSEKNITQSHNKETDSQTNNDPTAPANTTDLTKTSKKRKTDCSEVDRQMLTLIKSVEDEDKSKSMCFFKGIAPIVDKYSDDDYVEFQYEVIKVMRNLTRRNQASMQQQNYNYNINRGYTTATPDYRIHEYQPTQPIPSTSRMPYEYQPTQLIPSTSRMPQELMQQDDSKSSIITELSSITSPDYDFDFSKTP, from the exons ATGAAATATCACAAAAAAGTTAAGGAATGTAAATCCGGCTCTGGTGCAAAAAGTCtacgaaaatataaattctacGATCAAATGCtctttttgtgtaaaattgtgACTCGCCGAACAACGGAAGCAAGTATTACATCAGAAAAAAACATCACACAATCTCACAACAAAGAAACTGACTCACAAACCAATAATGACCCTACCGCACCAGCCAATACTACcgatttaacaaaaacaagcaAGAAGAGAAAGACAGACTGTAGCGAAGTTGATCGACAAATgcttactttaattaaatcagTTGAAGATGAAGACAAGAGTAAGAGTATGTGTTTTTTCAAAGGTATTGCTCCGATTGTAGACAagt aTAGTGATGACGATTATGTTGAATTCCAATATGAAGTCATTAAAGTTATGAGAAATTTAACTCGGAGAAATCAAGCGTCCATGCAGCagcaaaattacaattacaatattaatcgAGGCTACACTACGGCTACACCCGACTACAGGATACATGAATATCAACCAACACAACCCATTCCATCGACATCCAGGATGCCCTATGAATATCAGCCAACACAACTCATTCCATCCACATCCAGGATGCCTCAAGAACTCATGCAGCAAGATGATTCCAAATCTTCAATTATTACTGAATTAAGTTCAATCACATCGCCTGATTACGATTTCGATTTTTCTAAAActccttaa